One Choloepus didactylus isolate mChoDid1 chromosome 8, mChoDid1.pri, whole genome shotgun sequence DNA window includes the following coding sequences:
- the MAPK11 gene encoding mitogen-activated protein kinase 11 isoform X2: MSGPRAGFYRQELNKTVWEVPQRLQGLRPVGSGAYGSVCSAYDARLRQKVAVKKLSRPFQSLIHARRTYRELRLLKHLKHENVIGLLDVFTPAGSMEDFSEVYLVTTLMGADLNNIVKCQALSDEHVQFLVYQLLRGLKYIHSAGIIHRDLKPSNVAVNEDCELRILDFGLARQADEEMTGYVATRWYRAPEIMLNWMHYNQTVDIWSVGCIMAELLQGKALFPGNDYIDQLKRIMEVVGTPSPEVLAKISSEHARTYIQSLPPMPRKDLGSLFRGANPLAVDLLGRMLVLDSDQRPSAAEALAHAYFSQYHDPDDEPEAAPYDESVEAAERTVDEWKELTYQEVLSFKPPDPPQPPSSLEIEQ; this comes from the exons ATGTCGGGCCCCCGCGCCGGCTTCTACCGGCAGGAGCTGAACAAGACGGTGTGGGAGGTGCCGCAGCGGCTGCAGGGCCTGCGCCCGGTGGGCTCCGGCGCCTACGGCTCGGTCTG CTCGGCGTACGACGCGCGGCTGCGCCAGAAGGTGGCGGTGAAGAAGCTGTCGCGCCCCTTCCAGTCGCTGATCCACGCGCGGAGGACGTACCGCGAGCTGCGGCTGCTCAAGCACCTGAAGCACGAGAAC GTCATCGGGCTGCTGGACGTCTTCACGCCGGCCGGGTCCATGGAGGACTTCAGCGAAGT GTACCTGGTTACCACCCTGATGGGGGCCGACCTGAACAACATCGTCAAGTGCCAGGCGCTGAGCGACGAGCACGTGCAGTTCCTCGTTTACCAGCTGCTGCGCGGGCTGAAG TACATCCACTCGGCGGGCATCATCCACCGG GACCTGAAGCCAAGCAACGTGGCCGTGAACGAGGACTGCGAGCTCAGG ATCCTGGACTTTGGGCTCGCCCGCCAGGCGGACGAGGAGATGACCGGCTACGTGGCCACACGCTGGTACCGGGCCCCCGAGATCATGCTCAACTGGATGCACTACAACCAGACAG TGGACATCTGGTCTGTGGGCTGCATCATGGCGGAACTGCTGCAGGGAAAGGCCCTCTTCCCAGGAAACGACT ACATTGACCAGCTGAAACGCATCATGGAGGTGGTGGGGACCCCCAGCCCCGAGGTGCTGGCAAAGATATCTTCAGAACAT GCCCGGACGTACATCCAGTCCCTGCCCCCCATGCCCCGGAAGGACCTCGGGAGCCTGTTCCGCGGAGCCAACCCCCTGG CCGTGGACCTCCTGGGGCGGATGCTGGTGCTGGACAGCGACCAGCGGCCCAGCGCGGCCGAGGCCCTGGCGCACGCCTACTTCAGCCAGTACCACGACCCGGACGACGAGCCGGAGGCGGCGCCCTACGATGAGAGCGTGGAGGCCGCGGAGCGCACGGTGGACGAGTGGAAGG AGCTCACCTACCAGGAAGTCCTCAGCTTCAAGCCCCCAGACCCTCCACAGCCACCCAGCAGCCTGGAGATTGAGCAGTGA
- the MAPK11 gene encoding mitogen-activated protein kinase 11 isoform X3: MEDFSEVYLVTTLMGADLNNIVKCQALSDEHVQFLVYQLLRGLKYIHSAGIIHRDLKPSNVAVNEDCELRILDFGLARQADEEMTGYVATRWYRAPEIMLNWMHYNQTVDIWSVGCIMAELLQGKALFPGNDYIDQLKRIMEVVGTPSPEVLAKISSEHARTYIQSLPPMPRKDLGSLFRGANPLAVDLLGRMLVLDSDQRPSAAEALAHAYFSQYHDPDDEPEAAPYDESVEAAERTVDEWKELTYQEVLSFKPPDPPQPPSSLEIEQ; encoded by the exons ATGGAGGACTTCAGCGAAGT GTACCTGGTTACCACCCTGATGGGGGCCGACCTGAACAACATCGTCAAGTGCCAGGCGCTGAGCGACGAGCACGTGCAGTTCCTCGTTTACCAGCTGCTGCGCGGGCTGAAG TACATCCACTCGGCGGGCATCATCCACCGG GACCTGAAGCCAAGCAACGTGGCCGTGAACGAGGACTGCGAGCTCAGG ATCCTGGACTTTGGGCTCGCCCGCCAGGCGGACGAGGAGATGACCGGCTACGTGGCCACACGCTGGTACCGGGCCCCCGAGATCATGCTCAACTGGATGCACTACAACCAGACAG TGGACATCTGGTCTGTGGGCTGCATCATGGCGGAACTGCTGCAGGGAAAGGCCCTCTTCCCAGGAAACGACT ACATTGACCAGCTGAAACGCATCATGGAGGTGGTGGGGACCCCCAGCCCCGAGGTGCTGGCAAAGATATCTTCAGAACAT GCCCGGACGTACATCCAGTCCCTGCCCCCCATGCCCCGGAAGGACCTCGGGAGCCTGTTCCGCGGAGCCAACCCCCTGG CCGTGGACCTCCTGGGGCGGATGCTGGTGCTGGACAGCGACCAGCGGCCCAGCGCGGCCGAGGCCCTGGCGCACGCCTACTTCAGCCAGTACCACGACCCGGACGACGAGCCGGAGGCGGCGCCCTACGATGAGAGCGTGGAGGCCGCGGAGCGCACGGTGGACGAGTGGAAGG AGCTCACCTACCAGGAAGTCCTCAGCTTCAAGCCCCCAGACCCTCCACAGCCACCCAGCAGCCTGGAGATTGAGCAGTGA
- the MAPK11 gene encoding mitogen-activated protein kinase 11 isoform X1, which translates to MLGLRARRGDAGASPGGPFPMSTSAHVRPGLLDSGGSASFPGAAPGVTPHLPAPCGPDLGGSSAYDARLRQKVAVKKLSRPFQSLIHARRTYRELRLLKHLKHENVIGLLDVFTPAGSMEDFSEVYLVTTLMGADLNNIVKCQALSDEHVQFLVYQLLRGLKYIHSAGIIHRDLKPSNVAVNEDCELRILDFGLARQADEEMTGYVATRWYRAPEIMLNWMHYNQTVDIWSVGCIMAELLQGKALFPGNDYIDQLKRIMEVVGTPSPEVLAKISSEHARTYIQSLPPMPRKDLGSLFRGANPLAVDLLGRMLVLDSDQRPSAAEALAHAYFSQYHDPDDEPEAAPYDESVEAAERTVDEWKELTYQEVLSFKPPDPPQPPSSLEIEQ; encoded by the exons ATGCTGGGCCTCCGCGCGCGCCGGGGGGATGCCGGCGCCTCTCCGGGCGGTCCTTTCCCCATGAGCACGAGCGCCCACGTTCGTCCGGGACTCCTCGATTCGGGCGGTTCTGCCTCGTTTCCCGGGGCAGCGCCAGGAGTCACCCCACACCTGCCCGCTCCCTGCGGCCCTGACCTCGGCGGGAG CTCGGCGTACGACGCGCGGCTGCGCCAGAAGGTGGCGGTGAAGAAGCTGTCGCGCCCCTTCCAGTCGCTGATCCACGCGCGGAGGACGTACCGCGAGCTGCGGCTGCTCAAGCACCTGAAGCACGAGAAC GTCATCGGGCTGCTGGACGTCTTCACGCCGGCCGGGTCCATGGAGGACTTCAGCGAAGT GTACCTGGTTACCACCCTGATGGGGGCCGACCTGAACAACATCGTCAAGTGCCAGGCGCTGAGCGACGAGCACGTGCAGTTCCTCGTTTACCAGCTGCTGCGCGGGCTGAAG TACATCCACTCGGCGGGCATCATCCACCGG GACCTGAAGCCAAGCAACGTGGCCGTGAACGAGGACTGCGAGCTCAGG ATCCTGGACTTTGGGCTCGCCCGCCAGGCGGACGAGGAGATGACCGGCTACGTGGCCACACGCTGGTACCGGGCCCCCGAGATCATGCTCAACTGGATGCACTACAACCAGACAG TGGACATCTGGTCTGTGGGCTGCATCATGGCGGAACTGCTGCAGGGAAAGGCCCTCTTCCCAGGAAACGACT ACATTGACCAGCTGAAACGCATCATGGAGGTGGTGGGGACCCCCAGCCCCGAGGTGCTGGCAAAGATATCTTCAGAACAT GCCCGGACGTACATCCAGTCCCTGCCCCCCATGCCCCGGAAGGACCTCGGGAGCCTGTTCCGCGGAGCCAACCCCCTGG CCGTGGACCTCCTGGGGCGGATGCTGGTGCTGGACAGCGACCAGCGGCCCAGCGCGGCCGAGGCCCTGGCGCACGCCTACTTCAGCCAGTACCACGACCCGGACGACGAGCCGGAGGCGGCGCCCTACGATGAGAGCGTGGAGGCCGCGGAGCGCACGGTGGACGAGTGGAAGG AGCTCACCTACCAGGAAGTCCTCAGCTTCAAGCCCCCAGACCCTCCACAGCCACCCAGCAGCCTGGAGATTGAGCAGTGA